In one Poseidonibacter antarcticus genomic region, the following are encoded:
- the gpmI gene encoding 2,3-bisphosphoglycerate-independent phosphoglycerate mutase — translation MTNKTILVITDGIGYNKSSDYNAFLQANTPTYDNLFKNTPYSLIHTYGKYVGLPDGQMGNSEVGHMTIGSGRILYQDLVKINIAIEENTLKDNQVFKDCLNSSKNIHLLALLSDGGVHSHINHLIAMAQIAKKENKKVFIHMITDGRDVAPDSANKYIKQIIDICDEDIKIATIAGRYYTMDRDNRWDRIQKGHDAIALAFPKTSLSPTEFVENSYKEDVYDEFIIPTAFEGYEGLKKDDSIIFCNFRSDRMREISSVFADKNFSHFPKFSENLHIATMTQYDKNIPVPVLFPKETPKNTLAEVISNAGLNQLHTAETEKYAHVTFFFNGGLEEPFLNETRVLTPSPNVATYDLQPEMSAPQVGKNVIDAMNNNTDFIVVNFANGDMVGHTGDFEASKKAVEAVDYELGLIIEKVKELDYNLILTSDHGNCERMRDENGNTLTNHTVGDVYCFIMSPKVKEVKTGSLNNIAPTVLKLMNLAIPEEMDETLIKS, via the coding sequence ATGACAAACAAAACTATTCTTGTAATTACAGATGGGATTGGATACAACAAATCATCAGACTATAATGCATTTTTGCAAGCTAATACTCCTACATATGATAATTTATTTAAAAATACTCCATATTCGCTAATTCATACATATGGTAAATATGTAGGTTTACCTGATGGCCAAATGGGTAATTCTGAAGTTGGACATATGACTATTGGTTCAGGAAGAATCTTGTATCAAGATTTAGTAAAAATAAATATAGCTATAGAAGAAAATACTTTAAAAGATAACCAAGTATTTAAAGATTGTTTAAATTCGTCAAAAAATATTCATCTTCTTGCTTTATTAAGTGATGGTGGAGTTCATTCTCATATTAATCATTTAATAGCAATGGCACAAATTGCTAAGAAAGAAAATAAAAAAGTTTTTATTCATATGATTACTGATGGTAGAGATGTAGCCCCCGATTCTGCTAACAAATATATCAAACAAATTATTGATATTTGCGATGAAGATATTAAAATAGCTACAATTGCTGGACGTTATTATACAATGGATAGAGACAATAGATGGGATAGAATTCAAAAAGGACATGATGCAATTGCTTTAGCATTTCCAAAAACTTCATTATCTCCTACTGAATTTGTAGAAAATTCTTATAAAGAAGATGTTTATGATGAATTTATTATTCCTACAGCTTTTGAAGGTTATGAAGGATTGAAAAAAGATGATTCAATAATCTTTTGTAACTTTAGATCAGATAGAATGAGAGAAATATCTTCAGTGTTTGCAGATAAAAACTTTTCACATTTTCCAAAATTTTCTGAAAACTTACATATTGCAACAATGACTCAATATGATAAGAATATTCCTGTACCTGTATTATTTCCAAAAGAAACACCAAAAAATACACTTGCTGAAGTAATTTCAAATGCTGGATTAAATCAACTTCATACAGCTGAAACAGAAAAATATGCACATGTAACTTTCTTTTTTAATGGTGGACTTGAAGAACCATTTTTAAATGAAACAAGAGTTTTAACACCATCACCAAATGTTGCTACTTATGATTTACAACCAGAAATGAGTGCACCACAAGTTGGGAAAAATGTTATAGATGCGATGAATAATAACACTGATTTTATTGTAGTAAATTTTGCAAATGGTGATATGGTTGGTCATACAGGAGATTTTGAAGCAAGTAAAAAAGCTGTTGAAGCTGTTGATTATGAGCTTGGACTAATTATAGAAAAAGTTAAAGAACTAGATTATAATCTTATTTTAACATCAGACCATGGTAATTGTGAAAGAATGCGAGATGAAAATGGTAATACTTTAACAAATCATACAGTAGGAGATGTTTACTGCTTTATAATGTCACCAAAAGTTAAAGAAGTTAAAACAGGAAGTTTAAATAATATAGCACCCACTGTATTAAAATTAATGAATTTAGCTATTCCAGAAGAAATGGATGAAACTTTAATAAAAAGTTAA